One genomic window of Streptomyces sp. NBC_01276 includes the following:
- a CDS encoding Zn-dependent alcohol dehydrogenase: MRGVVFDGKQAQVVADLEIRDPGPGEVLVAIGAAGLCHSDLSVIDGTIPFPPPVVLGHEGAGVVEAVGAGVTHVAPGDHVALSTLANCGACADCDRGRPTMCRKAIGMPQQPFSRGGKPLYQFASNSAFAERTIVRAVQAVKIPADIPPASAALIGCGVLTGVGAVLNRAKVDRGESVVVIGTGGIGLNVLQGARIAGATTIVAVDANPAKEAVARQFGATHFIDASAVADTPAAVREILPTGADHAFECVGSVKLIRQAIDLLDRHGQAVLLGVPGFKEEASFLVSSMYLDKTIMGCRYGSSRPQRDIALYAELYRQGKLLLDELVTETYPVEDFAKAVDDAHHGRVARGVLTF; this comes from the coding sequence GTGAGAGGCGTCGTGTTCGACGGCAAGCAGGCCCAGGTGGTCGCGGACCTGGAGATCCGGGATCCGGGGCCGGGGGAGGTGCTCGTCGCGATCGGTGCGGCGGGGCTGTGCCACAGCGACCTGTCGGTGATCGACGGGACGATCCCGTTCCCGCCGCCGGTGGTGCTCGGGCACGAGGGCGCGGGGGTGGTGGAGGCGGTCGGCGCCGGGGTCACGCACGTGGCGCCCGGCGACCACGTGGCCCTGTCGACGCTCGCGAACTGCGGGGCGTGCGCCGACTGCGACCGGGGCCGGCCCACCATGTGCCGCAAGGCGATCGGGATGCCGCAGCAGCCGTTCTCCCGCGGCGGGAAGCCGCTCTACCAGTTCGCCTCCAACTCGGCCTTCGCGGAGCGCACGATCGTCAGGGCCGTCCAGGCGGTGAAGATCCCCGCAGACATCCCGCCGGCCTCGGCCGCGCTGATCGGCTGCGGGGTGCTCACGGGCGTCGGGGCCGTCCTGAACCGGGCGAAGGTGGACCGGGGCGAGTCGGTGGTCGTCATCGGCACCGGCGGCATCGGGCTCAACGTGCTCCAGGGCGCGCGGATCGCGGGAGCCACCACCATCGTGGCGGTGGACGCGAACCCGGCCAAGGAGGCGGTGGCCCGGCAGTTCGGCGCCACCCACTTCATCGACGCCTCGGCGGTGGCGGACACCCCGGCCGCCGTCCGCGAGATCCTGCCGACGGGCGCGGACCACGCCTTCGAGTGCGTGGGCAGTGTCAAGCTGATCCGGCAGGCGATCGACCTGCTGGACCGGCACGGGCAGGCCGTCCTGCTCGGCGTGCCCGGCTTCAAGGAGGAGGCGTCCTTCCTCGTGTCGTCCATGTACCTGGACAAGACGATCATGGGCTGCCGGTACGGGTCCTCGCGCCCCCAGCGCGACATCGCCCTGTACGCCGAGCTGTACCGGCAGGGGAAGCTGCTGCTGGACGAACTGGTGACGGAGACCTACCCG